From the Lysobacter sp. FW306-1B-D06B genome, one window contains:
- the lipA gene encoding lipoyl synthase: MTESASKTIPLSVVSGDAAPSTLQPGVKQVAGDKIARSPVQFADAPVLRKPSWIRVRIPSGNSVQQLKAKLRENRLVTVCEEASCPNIHECFSHGTATFMILGEVCTRRCSFCDVAHGRPKPPDPAEPLSLATTVADMNLKYVVVTSVDRDDLRDGGAQHFVDCIAAIRHHSPRTKIEVLTPDFRGKGRMERALEILATNPPDVFNHNVETVPDLYRNVRPGADYQWSLTLLKKFKAQHPEVATKSGIMLGLGEDMEQVQATLRDLRAHDVDMITIGQYLQPSPHHHPVLRYWTPEEFKALEEYGMSLGFTHVASGPLVRSSYHADRSAMEAGFVAA; encoded by the coding sequence ATGACCGAGTCCGCTTCCAAGACCATCCCGCTGTCGGTGGTGAGTGGCGACGCCGCGCCGTCCACGTTGCAGCCCGGCGTGAAGCAGGTCGCCGGCGACAAGATCGCGCGCTCGCCGGTGCAGTTCGCCGACGCGCCGGTGCTGCGCAAGCCGTCGTGGATCCGCGTTCGGATTCCCTCCGGCAACTCGGTGCAGCAGCTCAAGGCCAAGCTGCGCGAGAACCGCCTGGTCACGGTCTGCGAAGAGGCCAGCTGCCCGAACATCCACGAGTGCTTCAGCCACGGCACGGCGACCTTCATGATCCTCGGCGAGGTCTGCACCCGCCGCTGCAGCTTCTGCGACGTCGCCCACGGCCGTCCGAAGCCGCCGGATCCGGCCGAACCGCTGAGCCTGGCGACCACCGTCGCCGACATGAACCTCAAGTACGTGGTGGTCACCAGCGTCGACCGCGACGACCTGCGCGACGGTGGTGCCCAGCACTTCGTCGACTGCATCGCGGCGATCCGCCACCACAGCCCGCGCACCAAGATCGAGGTCCTCACGCCCGACTTCCGCGGCAAGGGCCGCATGGAGCGCGCGCTGGAAATCCTGGCGACGAACCCGCCGGACGTGTTCAACCACAACGTCGAGACCGTGCCGGACCTGTACCGCAACGTCCGCCCGGGCGCCGACTACCAGTGGTCGCTGACCCTGCTGAAGAAGTTCAAGGCGCAGCACCCGGAAGTGGCGACCAAGAGCGGCATCATGCTGGGCCTGGGCGAGGACATGGAGCAGGTGCAGGCCACGCTGCGCGACCTGCGCGCGCACGACGTGGACATGATCACCATCGGCCAGTACCTCCAGCCCAGCCCGCACCATCATCCGGTCCTGCGGTACTGGACGCCGGAGGAGTTCAAGGCGCTGGAGGAGTACGGCATGAGCCTGGGCTTCACCCACGTCGCCTCCGGCCCGCTGGTCCGCTCCTCGTACCACGCCGATCGCTCCGCGATGGAAGCCGGCTTCGTCGCCGCCTGA
- a CDS encoding carboxy terminal-processing peptidase, translating into MKAKTAPASVLVAFLLTTPVALLAQSDSAADKKTSQVELPEREKPNLIKSMEPSPLPRAATADQTTAAKLVYGLLSDSRYAYRPVTLDDTLSADIYKRYLEALDGGKQFFTAQDIAKFDAYKLKFDDAIKSGDLAPAYAIFSTYKQRVDQRVGYARNLLKQDMFDFTGSDRYEYDREDAPWATDNAALDSLWKASVRNDYLRLKLAGKKLEEIRKTLDKRYTNMGKSIAELKGEDVFQTFLNSYANSVDPHTDYFTPKTADNFNVSMSLSLEGIGAVLQKQDDVVAIREIVPGGPASKSNKLKPGDRVVGVGQGDSGPMEDVIGWRIDDVVAKIRGNKGTKVRLDVIPAEAGLDSQPQRLVLVRDKVRLEDQAAKSKVITIPGKDGAPEQRIGVIELPGFYQDFEGRRKNSNDYASATRDVAKLLEELRGKKVDGVVLDLRNNGGGSLNEAIELTGLFIDRGPVVQVRESGGRVSVEGDSDTGIAWEGPLAVLINRGSASASEIFAGAIQDYGRGLVIGETSFGKGTVQNLVDLDRWPANEEARFGQVKLTIAQFFRVSGGSTQNKGVVPDVAFPVSVDASEYGESTYDNALPWTRISAVPHTTYGNFSPLLPKLETLHTTRIANDKEFQWWSEDVAQFREERAKKWVSLNEAVRRAERDNEDAKRKTRQEQRKALGLDLDPLADDYNDDGLAANERDIAKDAEREKLADKRPDPLLRESAAILADAVRLLNNDRQLSAQVLPTATTAGHWAD; encoded by the coding sequence ATGAAAGCCAAAACCGCACCTGCCTCCGTCCTCGTCGCCTTCCTGCTGACCACGCCCGTGGCGTTGCTCGCGCAGTCCGACAGTGCTGCCGACAAGAAGACCTCGCAGGTCGAACTGCCGGAGCGCGAGAAGCCGAACCTCATCAAGTCGATGGAACCGTCGCCGCTGCCGCGCGCGGCGACCGCCGACCAGACCACGGCCGCCAAGCTCGTCTACGGACTGCTTTCCGACAGCCGCTACGCGTACCGCCCGGTCACGCTGGACGACACGCTCTCGGCCGACATCTATAAGCGTTACCTGGAAGCGCTCGACGGCGGCAAGCAGTTCTTCACCGCGCAGGACATCGCCAAGTTCGATGCCTACAAGCTGAAGTTCGACGACGCGATCAAGAGCGGCGACCTCGCGCCGGCCTACGCGATCTTCTCGACCTACAAGCAGCGCGTCGATCAGCGTGTGGGCTATGCGCGCAACCTGCTCAAGCAGGACATGTTCGATTTCACCGGCAGCGACCGCTACGAGTACGACCGCGAGGACGCACCGTGGGCGACCGATAATGCCGCGCTGGACTCGCTCTGGAAGGCGTCGGTGCGCAACGACTATCTGCGCCTGAAGCTCGCCGGCAAGAAGCTGGAGGAGATCCGCAAGACGCTGGACAAGCGTTACACCAACATGGGCAAGTCGATCGCCGAGCTCAAGGGCGAGGACGTGTTCCAGACCTTCCTCAACAGCTACGCCAACTCGGTCGATCCGCACACCGACTACTTCACGCCCAAGACGGCCGACAACTTCAACGTGTCGATGTCGCTGTCGCTGGAAGGCATCGGCGCGGTGCTGCAGAAGCAGGACGACGTGGTCGCGATCCGCGAGATCGTGCCCGGCGGCCCGGCCAGCAAGTCCAACAAGCTCAAGCCCGGTGACCGCGTGGTCGGCGTGGGCCAGGGCGACAGCGGCCCGATGGAAGACGTGATCGGCTGGCGCATCGACGATGTCGTCGCCAAGATCCGCGGCAACAAGGGCACGAAGGTGCGCCTGGACGTGATCCCGGCCGAAGCCGGCCTGGACAGCCAGCCGCAGCGCCTGGTGCTGGTGCGCGACAAGGTGCGCCTGGAAGACCAGGCCGCCAAGTCGAAGGTCATCACCATCCCCGGCAAGGACGGCGCACCCGAGCAGCGCATCGGCGTGATCGAACTGCCCGGCTTCTACCAGGACTTCGAAGGTCGCCGGAAGAACAGCAACGATTACGCCTCGGCCACGCGTGACGTCGCCAAGCTGCTGGAAGAGCTGCGCGGCAAGAAGGTCGACGGCGTCGTGCTCGACCTGCGCAACAACGGCGGCGGCTCGCTCAATGAAGCCATCGAACTCACCGGTCTGTTCATCGACCGCGGCCCGGTCGTGCAGGTGCGCGAGTCCGGCGGCCGCGTGAGCGTGGAAGGCGACAGCGACACCGGCATCGCCTGGGAAGGCCCGCTGGCGGTGCTGATCAACCGCGGTTCGGCTTCGGCATCGGAAATCTTCGCCGGCGCGATCCAGGATTACGGTCGCGGCCTGGTCATCGGCGAGACGAGCTTCGGCAAGGGCACGGTGCAGAACCTGGTCGACCTCGACCGCTGGCCGGCCAACGAAGAAGCGCGCTTCGGCCAGGTGAAGCTGACCATCGCGCAGTTCTTCCGCGTCAGCGGCGGTTCCACGCAGAACAAGGGCGTGGTGCCGGACGTGGCCTTCCCGGTTTCGGTCGACGCCAGTGAGTACGGCGAGAGCACGTACGACAACGCGCTGCCGTGGACGCGCATCTCGGCCGTGCCGCACACCACCTACGGCAACTTCAGCCCGCTGCTGCCGAAGCTGGAAACGCTGCACACCACGCGCATCGCCAACGACAAGGAATTCCAGTGGTGGAGTGAAGACGTCGCGCAGTTCCGCGAGGAGCGCGCCAAGAAATGGGTGAGCCTCAACGAAGCCGTGCGTCGCGCCGAGCGTGACAACGAGGACGCCAAGCGCAAGACGCGCCAGGAACAGCGCAAGGCGCTGGGCCTGGACCTGGACCCGCTGGCCGACGACTACAACGACGACGGCCTGGCCGCGAACGAGCGCGACATCGCCAAGGATGCCGAGCGCGAGAAGCTGGCCGACAAGCGTCCGGACCCGCTGCTGCGCGAATCGGCCGCGATCCTGGCCGATGCCGTGCGCCTGTTGAACAACGACCGCCAGCTCTCGGCGCAGGTGCTGCCGACGGCCACGACGGCCGGCCACTGGGCCGACTGA
- a CDS encoding methylated-DNA--[protein]-cysteine S-methyltransferase, translating to MNTARQLRDKLDHARRLLDDGEPTLADLAVAVGLSASHLQRQFAARFGLSPAQYLAQRKLGALKGALREGSDVSAALYDAGYGSPSRVYEGGAAKLGMTPARYRAGGAGEQIRWSIADTALGQALVATTERGICTIELGDDAAVLEARLHEEFPKAQLERVDAGRDEFLAPRLRAVADALAGKQAQVPVDLIGTAFQKKVWDALMKIPRGQTRSYAQIAQQIGHPSASRAVANACANNHVAIVVPCHRVIRGDGSLGGYRWGLPLKQRVLEREQAA from the coding sequence ATGAACACGGCACGCCAACTTCGCGACAAGCTCGACCACGCCCGCCGCCTGCTCGACGACGGCGAGCCGACGCTGGCCGACCTCGCGGTCGCCGTCGGCCTCAGTGCCTCGCACCTGCAACGCCAGTTCGCCGCGCGCTTCGGCCTCAGTCCGGCGCAGTATCTCGCCCAGCGCAAGCTCGGCGCGCTGAAGGGCGCGCTGCGCGAAGGCAGCGACGTCAGTGCCGCGCTGTACGACGCCGGCTACGGCTCGCCTTCGCGCGTGTACGAAGGCGGCGCGGCGAAGCTGGGCATGACGCCCGCACGCTACCGCGCCGGCGGTGCGGGCGAGCAGATCCGCTGGAGCATCGCCGACACCGCGCTGGGGCAGGCGCTCGTCGCCACCACCGAGCGTGGCATCTGCACGATCGAACTCGGCGACGATGCGGCGGTGCTGGAAGCGCGTCTGCACGAGGAATTCCCCAAGGCGCAGCTCGAACGCGTGGATGCCGGTCGCGATGAATTCCTTGCGCCGCGCCTGCGCGCCGTCGCCGATGCGCTGGCCGGCAAGCAGGCGCAGGTGCCGGTGGACCTGATCGGCACCGCGTTCCAGAAGAAGGTGTGGGATGCGCTGATGAAGATCCCGCGCGGGCAGACGCGCAGTTATGCGCAGATCGCGCAGCAGATCGGCCATCCGAGTGCGTCGCGCGCTGTCGCCAACGCGTGCGCGAACAACCACGTCGCCATCGTCGTGCCTTGCCATCGCGTGATCCGCGGCGACGGGTCGCTCGGCGGCTATCGCTGGGGGCTTCCGCTCAAGCAGCGGGTGCTGGAGCGCGAACAGGCGGCGTAG
- a CDS encoding universal stress protein, which translates to MYHHICIPTDGSPLSDHAVEQALLLAHALHARVTALCVTQPLHVFAVTPEQLVVSGEEYGRSAQEAAWRHLRTVISRAHELAVPCEPIVVEDEFPYQAIIATAADRGCDLIAMASHGRRGIKALVLGSETLKVLTHSAIPVLVYRAEA; encoded by the coding sequence ATGTACCACCACATCTGCATCCCGACCGATGGTTCGCCGCTGTCCGATCACGCGGTCGAACAGGCCTTGTTACTGGCGCATGCATTGCACGCGCGGGTGACGGCGTTGTGCGTGACCCAGCCGCTGCACGTCTTTGCGGTGACGCCGGAGCAACTGGTCGTCAGCGGCGAGGAGTACGGGCGCAGCGCGCAGGAGGCCGCGTGGCGCCACCTGCGCACCGTGATCAGCCGCGCGCATGAACTGGCCGTGCCGTGCGAGCCGATCGTCGTGGAAGACGAATTTCCGTACCAGGCCATCATCGCCACCGCCGCCGATCGCGGCTGCGACCTGATCGCCATGGCCTCGCACGGGCGTCGCGGCATCAAGGCGCTGGTGCTGGGGAGCGAAACGCTGAAGGTGCTGACGCACTCCGCGATTCCCGTGCTGGTGTATCGCGCCGAAGCATGA
- a CDS encoding Lrp/AsnC family transcriptional regulator, whose translation MAASPLALDEFDHRLLELLQRDSAATLTTLGEAVGLSASAVQRRITRYRRHGLMREIAVLDPALLGTTTLATVLVAMERESAKLHAAFHHRMRAAPEVQQCYSLAGEWDYLVILCTTGVAHCREIADRLFMDEGNIKRYETRMVFDVVKTGLHVPTRAPVKRKR comes from the coding sequence ATGGCCGCATCGCCGCTCGCACTGGATGAATTCGACCATCGCCTGCTGGAGCTCCTGCAGCGCGATTCGGCCGCTACGCTGACGACGCTCGGCGAGGCGGTCGGGCTGTCGGCCAGCGCCGTGCAGCGGCGCATCACGCGCTACCGCCGGCATGGACTGATGCGCGAGATCGCGGTGCTCGACCCGGCGCTGCTGGGCACCACCACGCTGGCGACCGTGCTGGTGGCCATGGAGCGCGAGTCGGCCAAGCTGCACGCCGCTTTCCACCATCGCATGCGCGCCGCGCCGGAGGTGCAACAGTGCTACTCACTGGCCGGCGAGTGGGATTACCTGGTCATCCTGTGCACCACGGGCGTTGCGCATTGCCGCGAGATCGCCGATCGGCTCTTCATGGACGAAGGCAACATCAAGCGCTACGAGACGCGGATGGTGTTCGACGTGGTGAAGACCGGGCTGCACGTGCCGACGCGGGCGCCGGTGAAGCGGAAGCGGTAG
- the yedA gene encoding drug/metabolite exporter YedA: MSTAAPTVDRAAPGALAVAFALASVYILWGSTYLAIRFALESYPPFLLGAGRMFLAGLIMYAVLRARGVPSPTGKQWRTLWILSIWMVLLSNGLVNLAETEVGSGLAAIAVASMPLFAGVFAMLRGRHPSKIEWVGLIIGFLGVLWLNAGSELSSSMLGLVCLVIAPIAWAWGSIWSRDQDLPQPFMSAAGQMLTGSIWMLIAAMIHGERMTQMPSLSATGAMLYLVVAGSIFGFTAYIWLLHHVRPALATSYAYVNPPIAVMFGALLGGEHFTAHDLGAMAVILVGVVIITLAKARASRPVAPAPTSEPAA; this comes from the coding sequence ATGAGCACCGCTGCACCCACCGTCGACCGGGCCGCGCCCGGCGCGCTGGCCGTCGCCTTCGCCCTGGCCTCGGTCTACATCCTCTGGGGCTCGACCTACCTCGCCATCCGCTTCGCGTTGGAGAGCTACCCGCCGTTCCTGCTCGGTGCCGGTCGCATGTTCCTGGCCGGGCTGATCATGTATGCGGTGCTGCGCGCGCGCGGCGTGCCGTCGCCCACCGGCAAGCAGTGGCGCACGCTGTGGATCCTCTCGATCTGGATGGTGCTGTTGTCCAACGGCCTGGTGAACCTGGCCGAGACCGAGGTCGGCTCCGGCCTGGCCGCGATCGCGGTGGCTTCCATGCCGCTGTTCGCCGGCGTGTTCGCGATGCTGCGCGGGCGGCATCCGTCGAAGATCGAATGGGTCGGCCTGATCATCGGCTTCCTCGGCGTGCTGTGGCTCAACGCGGGCAGCGAACTGTCGTCGTCGATGCTGGGCCTGGTGTGCCTGGTCATCGCGCCGATCGCCTGGGCCTGGGGCTCCATCTGGAGCCGCGACCAGGACCTGCCGCAGCCCTTCATGTCCGCCGCCGGGCAAATGCTCACGGGCAGCATCTGGATGCTGATCGCCGCGATGATCCACGGCGAGCGCATGACGCAGATGCCGTCGCTGTCGGCCACCGGCGCGATGCTCTACCTCGTCGTCGCCGGCTCCATCTTCGGCTTCACCGCCTACATCTGGTTGCTGCATCACGTGCGCCCGGCGCTGGCGACCAGCTACGCCTACGTGAATCCGCCGATCGCGGTGATGTTCGGCGCGCTGCTCGGCGGCGAGCATTTCACCGCGCACGATCTGGGCGCGATGGCGGTGATCCTGGTCGGCGTGGTCATCATCACGCTGGCGAAGGCGCGCGCATCGCGGCCGGTCGCACCGGCGCCGACCTCGGAGCCGGCGGCATGA
- the rarD gene encoding EamA family transporter RarD — protein MNDAHATRNGLWIAAASFVLWGLMPLYWHLLKAVPSLQIVLHRIVWSALLVAGWLAWKQGRGWLRAALARPRAAWMLGLSGLLISANWGLYVWAVNAGHVVESSLGYFINPLISVVMGVVFLHERLNRVQWVSVALAGLGVAWLTWQYGQPPWIALGLALTFGLYGLIRKLVAVDAVSGLGVESVYLFLPALALLLWSETHGGGGFVGGYGLGADLLLIFAGALTALPLIGFAYAVRRVPLSVVGLMQYIAPTIQFLLGVLFFGEAFDRDRATGFVFIWIALVIFAGEGLWRARRQSALPATA, from the coding sequence ATGAACGACGCCCACGCCACCCGCAACGGGCTGTGGATCGCGGCGGCCTCGTTCGTCCTGTGGGGCCTGATGCCGTTGTACTGGCACCTGCTCAAGGCGGTGCCGTCACTGCAGATCGTCCTGCATCGCATCGTGTGGAGCGCGCTGCTCGTCGCCGGCTGGCTGGCGTGGAAGCAGGGACGCGGCTGGCTGCGCGCGGCGCTGGCGCGCCCGCGTGCGGCGTGGATGCTCGGGCTGAGCGGCCTGCTCATCTCGGCCAACTGGGGCCTGTACGTGTGGGCCGTGAACGCCGGGCATGTCGTCGAGAGCAGCCTGGGCTACTTCATCAACCCGCTGATCAGCGTGGTGATGGGCGTGGTGTTCCTGCACGAGCGCCTCAACCGCGTGCAGTGGGTGTCGGTCGCACTCGCCGGGCTCGGCGTGGCGTGGTTGACCTGGCAATACGGGCAGCCGCCGTGGATCGCGCTGGGACTGGCGCTGACGTTCGGGCTGTACGGACTGATCCGCAAGCTGGTCGCGGTGGATGCGGTCAGCGGTCTGGGCGTGGAGAGCGTCTATCTGTTCCTGCCCGCGCTGGCGCTGCTGCTGTGGAGCGAGACGCACGGCGGCGGCGGTTTCGTCGGCGGTTACGGCCTGGGCGCGGACCTGCTGCTGATCTTCGCCGGCGCGCTGACTGCGTTGCCGCTGATCGGCTTCGCCTACGCCGTGCGCCGCGTGCCGCTGTCGGTGGTGGGCCTGATGCAGTACATCGCGCCGACGATCCAGTTCCTGCTCGGCGTGCTGTTCTTCGGTGAAGCCTTCGATCGCGACCGCGCGACCGGCTTCGTCTTCATCTGGATCGCGCTGGTGATCTTCGCCGGCGAAGGCCTGTGGCGTGCGCGGCGTCAGTCGGCGCTGCCCGCCACGGCATAA
- a CDS encoding DinB family protein, whose translation MDKTTLSALALFPLQLEAHYKAIPAEYRHWTPPSWDGIPSEHFTAIEQLCHVRDIEIEGYHERIRRTLEESHPLLPSIDSEPLAVERRYGDADADAVLHDFRDARARTVETITRLDAAQLARTAQFEGYGPLTLRSLVHYLCSHDQQHLAGLQWLLGKIESERVVV comes from the coding sequence ATGGACAAGACGACACTGAGCGCGCTGGCGCTATTCCCGCTGCAACTGGAAGCGCACTACAAGGCGATTCCGGCCGAATACCGCCACTGGACGCCGCCCAGCTGGGACGGTATTCCCAGCGAGCACTTCACTGCGATCGAACAGTTGTGCCACGTGCGCGACATCGAGATCGAGGGTTACCACGAGCGCATCCGCCGCACGCTGGAAGAATCGCATCCGCTACTCCCGTCGATCGACAGCGAACCGCTGGCCGTGGAGCGCCGCTACGGCGATGCGGACGCGGATGCGGTGCTGCACGATTTCCGCGATGCGCGTGCGCGCACGGTGGAGACGATCACGCGGCTGGACGCGGCGCAGCTGGCGCGCACGGCGCAGTTCGAAGGTTATGGGCCGCTGACGCTGCGCAGCCTCGTGCACTACCTGTGCAGCCATGATCAGCAGCACCTGGCGGGATTGCAGTGGTTGCTGGGGAAGATCGAGTCGGAGCGGGTGGTGGTGTAA
- a CDS encoding ABC transporter permease, which produces MSRARKWLGNTGVVLALVAGLAVWTMLPWYAVLALVVALALWLVLTRTGRLALEATRIGIASLPQRWGASSVIVVGIAGVVGVLVAMLAMGAGFEATLKQTGNDSTAIILRGGSQAETNSVITRDQVPLVSALAGIAKGPDGRPAISPELSQVVNMVTRADHTDANAQLRGVGEAAWTLRPQVKIVEGRKFNPGMRELVIGQGARKQYVDQQFNDLKSGSQIELANQIWTVVGFFASGDSHDSELWADGETLASTYRRSAYQSVTVKLDGKDGFNQLKAAMAADPRLKLDVDTTRHYYAKQSEGLSKFLRVLGIVIGSIMAVGAVFGALNTMYAAVAGRAREIATMRAIGFRGLPVVVAVMLETMLLALIGGLLGGAVAWLVFNGYSVSTLGNNFSQVMFQFKVSPALLWNGIMWALGIGLVGGLFPALRAARLPVTEALRAA; this is translated from the coding sequence ATGAGCCGTGCAAGAAAGTGGTTGGGCAACACCGGCGTCGTGCTGGCGCTGGTCGCGGGACTGGCCGTGTGGACGATGCTGCCGTGGTACGCGGTGCTGGCGCTCGTCGTCGCGCTGGCGCTCTGGCTGGTGCTCACGCGCACCGGACGCCTGGCGCTGGAGGCCACGCGCATCGGCATCGCCAGCCTGCCGCAGCGATGGGGTGCTTCGAGCGTGATCGTGGTCGGCATCGCCGGCGTGGTCGGCGTGCTGGTGGCGATGCTGGCGATGGGCGCGGGCTTCGAGGCCACGCTCAAGCAGACCGGCAACGACAGCACCGCGATCATCCTGCGCGGCGGTTCGCAGGCGGAGACCAACTCGGTCATCACCCGCGACCAGGTGCCGCTGGTGAGCGCATTGGCCGGCATCGCAAAGGGCCCGGACGGACGTCCGGCGATCTCGCCCGAGCTGTCGCAGGTGGTGAACATGGTCACCCGCGCCGACCACACCGACGCCAACGCGCAGCTTCGTGGCGTGGGCGAAGCGGCGTGGACGCTGCGTCCGCAGGTGAAGATCGTCGAGGGCCGCAAGTTCAACCCGGGCATGCGCGAGCTGGTGATCGGCCAGGGCGCGCGCAAGCAGTACGTCGACCAGCAGTTCAACGATCTCAAGTCGGGTTCGCAGATCGAACTGGCGAACCAGATCTGGACCGTGGTGGGCTTCTTCGCGTCGGGCGATTCGCACGACTCGGAACTGTGGGCCGATGGCGAGACGCTGGCTTCGACGTACCGCCGCAGCGCCTACCAGTCGGTGACGGTGAAGCTGGACGGCAAGGACGGCTTCAACCAGCTCAAGGCCGCGATGGCCGCCGACCCGCGCCTGAAGCTCGACGTCGACACCACGCGCCACTACTACGCCAAGCAGTCCGAAGGGCTGAGCAAGTTCCTGCGCGTGCTGGGCATCGTGATCGGTTCGATCATGGCGGTGGGCGCGGTGTTCGGCGCGCTCAACACGATGTATGCGGCCGTCGCCGGTCGCGCGCGCGAGATCGCGACGATGCGCGCCATCGGTTTCCGCGGCCTGCCGGTGGTGGTGGCGGTGATGCTGGAGACGATGCTGCTGGCGCTCATCGGCGGCCTCCTCGGCGGCGCGGTGGCGTGGCTGGTGTTCAACGGCTACAGCGTGTCCACGCTGGGCAACAACTTCAGCCAGGTGATGTTCCAGTTCAAGGTTTCGCCGGCGCTGCTGTGGAACGGCATCATGTGGGCGCTGGGCATCGGCCTGGTCGGCGGTCTGTTCCCGGCGCTGCGCGCGGCGCGATTGCCGGTGACGGAGGCGTTGCGGGCGGCGTGA
- a CDS encoding FtsX-like permease family protein — MKYLHLIWAALFRSKTRTFLTLLSVVTAFLLFGMLDSVRVAFNTSANVSGYNRLITTSRLSITQSLPYRLQSQIESVPGVTKASYATWFGGIYQDPKNFFPNFAVGPGYIELYPEYVIPADQLKAFYATQDGAIVGEALAKLHGWKIGDTIPLQATIFPTKGSNNWNFKLVGIFRMNDNKRKGEEKQLMFNWKYFDEANDYIKGQVHWYVVDVAKADQSNQVAQAIDKLSDNSDHETKTQTEQAFNQAFFKQIGDIGLIVTSIMGAVFFTLLLLTGNTMAQAVRERIPELAVLKTIGFSNRSVLWLVLAEATLLVVLGGLIGLGLAALIMPAVSQASMGLIQLPNVPAATWGLGLVLMVVIGVVVGLLPAMRAMRLNIVDALAGR; from the coding sequence ATGAAATACCTGCACCTGATCTGGGCCGCGCTGTTCCGAAGCAAGACGCGCACCTTCCTGACGCTGCTGTCGGTGGTGACCGCGTTCCTGCTGTTCGGCATGCTCGACTCGGTCCGCGTGGCGTTCAACACCAGCGCCAACGTTTCCGGCTACAACCGCCTCATCACCACCTCGCGCCTGTCGATCACGCAGTCGCTGCCGTACCGGCTGCAATCGCAGATCGAGAGCGTGCCGGGCGTGACGAAGGCGTCCTACGCGACGTGGTTCGGCGGCATCTACCAGGATCCGAAGAACTTCTTCCCCAACTTCGCCGTCGGCCCGGGCTACATCGAGCTGTACCCGGAGTACGTGATCCCCGCCGACCAGCTCAAGGCGTTCTACGCCACGCAGGACGGCGCGATCGTCGGCGAGGCGCTGGCCAAGCTGCACGGCTGGAAGATCGGCGACACGATCCCGCTGCAGGCCACCATCTTCCCGACCAAGGGCAGCAACAATTGGAACTTCAAGCTGGTCGGCATCTTCCGCATGAACGACAACAAGCGGAAGGGCGAAGAAAAGCAGCTGATGTTCAACTGGAAGTACTTCGACGAAGCCAACGACTACATCAAGGGCCAGGTGCACTGGTACGTGGTCGATGTCGCCAAGGCCGACCAGTCCAACCAGGTGGCGCAGGCGATCGACAAGCTCTCCGACAACTCCGACCACGAAACCAAGACGCAGACCGAGCAGGCCTTCAACCAGGCCTTCTTCAAGCAGATCGGCGACATCGGCCTGATCGTCACCTCGATCATGGGCGCGGTGTTCTTCACGCTGCTGCTGCTGACCGGCAACACGATGGCGCAGGCAGTGCGCGAGCGCATCCCGGAACTGGCGGTGCTCAAGACGATCGGCTTCTCCAATCGCAGCGTGCTGTGGCTGGTGCTGGCCGAAGCGACGCTGCTGGTGGTGCTGGGCGGGTTGATCGGCCTGGGACTGGCGGCGCTGATCATGCCGGCGGTGAGCCAGGCCAGCATGGGCCTGATCCAGCTGCCGAACGTGCCCGCCGCGACCTGGGGCCTGGGTCTGGTGCTGATGGTCGTCATCGGCGTGGTCGTCGGCCTGCTGCCGGCGATGCGCGCGATGCGCCTGAACATCGTCGATGCCCTCGCGGGCCGCTGA
- a CDS encoding ABC transporter ATP-binding protein, with protein MATLVSIRNLRKTYQRGPEKVEVLHSIDLDIPKGDFVALMGPSGSGKTTLLNLIGGLDSPTGGEITVDGQRIDTMTAGQLSHWRSQNVGFVFQFYNLMPTLNAQKNVELPLLLTKLSSAQRKRNAEIALQLVGLADRGKHRPNELSGGQQQRVAIARAIVSDPTLLICDEPTGDLDRQSAEEILALLQSLNRDHGKTILMVTHDPKAADHAQRTIHLDKGTLVERELAVEH; from the coding sequence ATGGCTACGCTGGTTTCGATCCGCAACCTGAGGAAAACCTATCAACGCGGTCCGGAGAAGGTCGAGGTGCTGCACAGCATCGACCTGGACATCCCCAAGGGCGATTTCGTCGCGCTGATGGGTCCGTCCGGTTCGGGCAAGACCACGCTGCTCAACCTCATCGGCGGGCTGGATTCGCCCACCGGCGGCGAGATCACCGTGGACGGCCAGCGCATCGACACGATGACGGCCGGCCAGCTCTCGCACTGGCGCAGTCAGAACGTGGGCTTCGTGTTCCAGTTCTACAACCTGATGCCCACGCTCAATGCGCAGAAGAACGTGGAGCTGCCGCTGCTGCTGACCAAGCTGTCCTCGGCGCAGCGCAAGCGCAATGCGGAGATCGCATTGCAGCTGGTGGGCCTGGCCGATCGCGGCAAGCACCGTCCGAACGAATTGTCCGGCGGCCAGCAGCAGCGCGTGGCGATTGCGCGGGCGATCGTGTCCGACCCGACGCTGCTGATCTGCGACGAGCCCACGGGCGATCTGGATCGCCAATCCGCCGAGGAGATCCTCGCGCTGCTGCAGTCGCTCAACCGCGACCACGGCAAGACCATCCTGATGGTCACGCACGATCCCAAGGCCGCCGACCACGCGCAACGCACGATCCATCTGGACAAGGGCACGCTCGTGGAGCGTGAGCTTGCGGTGGAGCACTGA